Proteins from a genomic interval of Arachis hypogaea cultivar Tifrunner chromosome 10, arahy.Tifrunner.gnm2.J5K5, whole genome shotgun sequence:
- the LOC112715814 gene encoding phosphoglucan phosphatase LSF2, chloroplastic: MMEMLPSVPGSPLLNTQVLRRYKSPCTFVVPNYSLRFTRICCKKLSENGIDEKHKLSTSNTTASKSKDRMEDYNIAMKRMMRNPYEYHHDLGMNYTLITDNLIVGSQPQKPEDIDHLKKEEGVTYILNLQQDKDVEYWGIDLNSITRRCHELDVRHMRRPAIDFDPNSLRNVLPKAVSSLEWAISEGKGKVYVHCTAGLGRAPGVAIAYLFWFYDMNLNTAYELLTSKRPCGPNKRAIRGATYDLAKNDPWKEPFESLPDHAFEDIAEWERKLIQDRVRSVRGT; encoded by the exons atgatggaaatgcTTCCTTCAGTACCAGGATCTCCTTTGTTGAACACACAAGTACTTAGGAGGTACAAATCGCCATGCACTTTTGTGGTTCCTAACTACTCTCTTAGATTCACTCGGATATGCTGCAAGAAGCTATCAGAAAATGGCATTGATGAGAAGCACAAACTCTCCACCAGCAATACCACTGCCTCTAAATCCAAGGACAGAATGGAAGATTACAATATTGCTATGAAGAGAATGATGAGAAATCCTTATGAGTATCACCACGATCTGG GTATGAATTACACACTTATAACTGACAATCTCATTGTGGGATCCCAACCACAGAAACCTGAAGACATCGATCACCTCAAGAAGGAAGAGGGTGTGACATACATTCTGAACTTGCAGCAGGATAAGGATGTAGAATATTGGGGAATAGACTTGAATTCGATAACAAGGAGGTGTCATGAACTCGATGTTCGACATATGAGGAGGCCG GCAATAGACTTTGATCCAAACTCCTTGCGAAATGTTCTACCTAAAGCAGTCTCATCATTGGAATGGGCAATCTCAGAGGGAAAAGGAAAAGTTTATGTGCATTGTACTGCTGGACTTGGGAGAGCACCAGGGGTGGCAATAGCTTATTTGTTCTGGTTCTATGACATGAAT CTAAATACCGCATATGAGTTGTTAACTTCAAAGAGACCATGTGGACCTAATAAAAGAGCAATACGAGGAGCTACCTATGATTTGGCCAAGAATGATCCATGGAAGGAGCCATTTGAGTCTCTTCCAGATCATGCATTTGAAGATATAGCAGAGTGGGAGAGGAAATTGATTCAAGATCGCGTTCGCTCCGTTCGTGGAACTTGA
- the LOC112715815 gene encoding adenine/guanine permease AZG1 codes for METEAEGPGLPQHQAHNKPLSGINAYVADSRIGKRFKLSERNTTFTTELRAGTATFLTMAYILAVNASILTDSGGTCSVSDCVPLCSDPSIPLSNCTGPSLSIKKPDVSCKFDPVNPGYTACLEKTRKDLIVATVASSLIGCVIMGAFANLPLGLAPGMGTNAYFAYTVVGFHGSGNVSYQSALAAVFIEGLIFLLLSAIGFRAKLAKLVPKPVRISSSAGIGLFLAFIGLQNNQGIGLVGYSSSTLVTLAGCPSSSRASLAPVIAAANGTVSLIPGGTVSGDIFCLRDRMESPTLWLGLVGFIIIGYCLVKNIKGAMIYGIVFVTAVSWFRNTKVTAFPNTDAGNAAHEYFKKVVDIHSIKSTAGALSFKGINTGHFWEALVTFLYVDILDTTGTLYSMARFAGFVDANGNFQGQYFAFMSDATSIVVGSLLGTSPVTAFIESSTGIREGGRTGITALTVAGYFFLAFFFTPLLASIPAWAVGPPLILVGVLMMRSVVEIDWDDMRQAIPAFVTLLLMPLTYSIAYGLIGGIGTYIMLNLWDWFSMLLGHYGLFLKPSNAPPPPSSNSHNLGVQSNGSSVKELQLHHV; via the coding sequence ATGGAAACCGAGGCCGAGGGCCCCGGGCTCCCACAACACCAAGCCCACAATAAGCCTCTCTCCGGCATTAACGCTTATGTTGCAGACAGCAGAATTGGCAAACGCTTCAAGCTCTCAGAGCGGAACACCACCTTCACCACCGAGCTCCGCGCCGGCACCGCCACGTTCCTCACCATGGCATACATACTCGCAGTCAACGCCTCCATCCTCACCGACTCCGGTGGCACGTGCTCTGTCTCCGACTGCGTACCACTCTGCTCTGACCCTTCCATCCCACTCTCTAACTGCACCGGACCCTCACTCTCCATCAAGAAGCCCGACGTTTCCTGCAAGTTCGACCCGGTAAACCCGGGCTACACGGCCTGCCTGGAGAAGACCCGCAAGGACCTCATCGTCGCCACCGTTGCCTCCTCCCTCATTGGCTGCGTCATCATGGGAGCCTTCGCCAACCTTCCCTTGGGCCTGGCACCAGGCATGGGCACAAACGCTTACTTCGCTTACACCGTCGTGGGCTTCCACGGCTCCGGTAACGTCTCCTACCAGAGCGCACTCGCTGCAGTATTCATCGAAGGCCtaatcttcctcctcctctcggCGATCGGGTTTCGAGCCAAGCTCGCCAAGCTAGTCCCTAAGCCCGTCAGGATCAGCTCCTCCGCCGGAATCGGGCTTTTCCTTGCCTTCATCGGGCTTCAAAACAACCAAGGAATAGGCCTGGTCGGTTACAGCTCCTCCACACTAGTAACCCTGGCGGGCTGCCCGAGCTCATCTCGGGCATCCCTGGCACCCGTGATCGCCGCGGCAAACGGAACCGTGAGCCTAATCCCTGGAGGCACAGTTTCCGGCGACATATTCTGCCTCCGGGACAGAATGGAAAGCCCAACACTGTGGCTGGGCCTAGTAGGCTTCATCATAATCGGTTACTGCCTGGTGAAGAACATAAAAGGCGCAATGATCTATGGCATCGTGTTCGTAACCGCGGTATCTTGGTTCCGTAACACGAAAGTAACGGCGTTTCCGAACACGGACGCCGGAAACGCCGCCCACGAATATTTCAAAAAAGTTGTCGACATTCACAGCATAAAGAGCACCGCGGGAGCGCTGAGCTTCAAGGGCATAAACACAGGGCATTTCTGGGAAGCCCTCGTAACGTTCTTGTATGTCGACATTCTCGACACCACCGGAACCTTATACTCCATGGCGCGCTTCGCCGGCTTCGTCGACGCCAACGGCAACTTCCAGGGTCAGTACTTCGCCTTCATGTCCGACGCCACGTCCATCGTCGTGGGATCACTGCTCGGCACGTCTCCAGTCACGGCGTTTATAGAATCTTCAACGGGGATAAGGGAAGGAGGGAGGACGGGGATAACGGCGTTGACGGTGGCAGGGTACTTCTTTCTTGCGTTCTTCTTCACGCCGTTGTTGGCGTCGATACCGGCGTGGGCGGTGGGGCCGCCGTTGATACTGGTGGGTGTGCTGATGATGAGATCGGTGGTGGAGATCGATTGGGATGATATGAGGCAGGCGATACCGGCGTTTGTGACGCTGTTACTGATGCCGTTAACGTATTCCATTGCTTATGGTCTTATTGGTGGGATTGGCACTTACATAATGTTGAACCTTTGGGACTGGTTTTCGATGCTTTTAGGTCACTATGGCCTCTTTCTCAAACCATCTAatgctcctcctcctccttcttccaaTTCCCATAATCTTGGGGTTCAAAGTAATGGATCTTCTGTTAAAGAGCTTCAATTACATCATGTTTAG